A stretch of Carnobacterium iners DNA encodes these proteins:
- a CDS encoding FAD-dependent oxidoreductase produces the protein MNGLVVKYFDREMIEPVLKEMQNQGVIFYFNETVKEIEESEETLILKTQNQSIESDCAVFALSVKPNIPYLDPEVRRHEDGAVFVDEYLRTSVKNVFAIGDTIQMQSSLSNETFYISLVNNAVRTGVVVVDNLVNSQTPFIGSARTIGTKVFGYYIASTGMTEAESIFFDEKIAVTHVSQPVSLFRNQQTINGKLIYNVVSGKILGAQFISKANILEKINTLSLAIQMGMTVTELAQKDYFFHPVWSTVYDITNKLGLMKD, from the coding sequence AGGCGTAATTTTTTATTTCAACGAAACGGTAAAAGAAATTGAAGAAAGTGAAGAGACCTTAATTCTTAAAACACAAAACCAGAGTATTGAAAGCGATTGCGCAGTTTTCGCATTAAGTGTAAAACCAAATATTCCTTATCTTGATCCTGAAGTCCGCCGCCATGAAGATGGAGCTGTTTTTGTGGATGAGTATCTACGAACTTCAGTGAAAAACGTTTTTGCAATTGGGGATACGATTCAGATGCAGTCTAGTTTATCAAATGAGACTTTTTATATTTCTTTAGTAAATAACGCCGTTCGAACAGGTGTCGTTGTTGTGGATAATTTAGTGAACTCTCAAACACCTTTTATCGGTTCAGCTCGAACGATTGGGACTAAGGTTTTCGGCTATTATATTGCGAGTACGGGAATGACGGAAGCTGAAAGTATTTTCTTTGACGAAAAAATTGCGGTTACTCATGTTTCACAACCCGTTTCTTTATTTAGAAATCAACAAACAATCAATGGTAAATTGATTTATAATGTTGTTTCAGGGAAAATATTGGGAGCACAATTTATTTCTAAAGCTAATATTTTAGAAAAAATCAATACCTTATCTCTAGCGATTCAGATGGGGATGACGGTAACGGAACTTGCTCAAAAGGATTATTTTTTCCATCCCGTATGGAGTACGGTATATGATATAACAAATAAACTTGGCTTAATGAAGGATTAG
- a CDS encoding helix-turn-helix domain-containing protein has translation MRIEDFLEKREVFQMTILKKLILEGGKISYEKLRKELNITKASLANHLEEMKDYLEEYQGDCQVDSDGVFVELFLGNHFSIRTVYIDYVKRSLKYQLIDYIFKYQEFTIIKIISDFSISESSLFRKIKELNSLLKEFNIKIKNGQIYGEELQIRYFYFQVYWFLTTYEEYQEVLLTNQNQTLMNGFEKELDIKMNDLSRRRISLWFTISKKRASIPKKTYKNMVQKMKPYKNDYLNKQVRQLILLYFSRYSIEVEEEESMIHFIFLTTQSILSEKDFIDYDLVRSRRTPTALVDTLLRETILLYYLPTKPSIALERKVTFYLSQINGTLYFFEGALEMNDPKDFIAKESEVWGKNLETLSEQLLKTALETIDEKGSSVSSLQRLTLLDYSTVLAIADFNISKELLIGIDLDLMEIHAEIFTQTLMLNLKNVIGITVEKYRDHHTYDLVITTNLSSSFYTRATEIYIISEYFSKFDLNQIKFCINELKI, from the coding sequence ATGAGAATAGAAGATTTTTTAGAAAAAAGAGAAGTGTTTCAAATGACTATCTTAAAAAAATTGATTCTTGAAGGAGGTAAGATTTCTTATGAAAAACTGCGTAAAGAGCTCAATATTACTAAAGCCTCATTAGCGAATCATTTAGAAGAAATGAAAGACTATTTAGAAGAATACCAAGGAGATTGTCAAGTTGATTCAGATGGAGTCTTTGTGGAACTTTTCTTAGGCAATCATTTTTCAATTAGAACTGTTTACATAGACTACGTGAAACGCTCATTAAAATATCAATTGATTGATTATATTTTTAAATACCAAGAGTTCACAATTATTAAGATTATTAGCGATTTTTCTATCAGTGAATCCTCCTTGTTTCGAAAGATAAAAGAATTAAATAGTTTACTCAAAGAATTTAATATTAAAATAAAAAACGGGCAAATTTATGGAGAAGAATTACAAATTCGCTATTTTTATTTTCAAGTCTATTGGTTTTTAACGACTTATGAAGAATACCAAGAAGTGCTATTGACCAATCAAAATCAAACTTTAATGAATGGCTTTGAAAAAGAACTGGACATTAAAATGAATGATCTCAGTCGAAGGCGCATTAGTTTATGGTTTACGATTAGTAAAAAAAGAGCGTCTATTCCAAAAAAAACCTATAAAAATATGGTGCAAAAGATGAAGCCTTATAAAAATGATTATTTAAATAAACAAGTAAGACAACTTATTCTGCTTTATTTTAGTCGGTATTCTATTGAAGTAGAGGAAGAAGAAAGTATGATTCATTTTATTTTCTTAACGACTCAATCGATTTTATCAGAAAAAGATTTTATTGACTATGATTTGGTTCGTAGTCGCAGAACACCAACGGCTTTAGTGGATACTCTCTTAAGAGAAACAATTCTTTTATATTATTTGCCAACAAAACCTAGCATTGCACTAGAAAGAAAAGTCACTTTTTATCTTTCACAAATTAATGGTACGTTGTATTTTTTTGAGGGAGCACTCGAAATGAATGACCCAAAAGACTTCATCGCAAAAGAAAGTGAAGTTTGGGGGAAAAATCTAGAAACTTTATCTGAACAATTGCTAAAGACGGCACTAGAAACAATCGATGAAAAAGGTTCTTCAGTGAGCTCCTTACAAAGGCTGACGTTATTAGATTATTCAACAGTATTAGCTATTGCTGATTTTAATATTTCAAAAGAATTATTAATCGGAATTGATTTGGACTTAATGGAGATACATGCAGAAATATTCACACAAACATTAATGTTAAATTTAAAAAATGTCATCGGAATTACTGTTGAAAAATACCGCGACCACCATACCTATGATTTGGTTATTACAACAAATTTATCTTCTAGTTTTTATACGAGAGCAACAGAAATTTATATTATTTCAGAGTATTTTTCAAAATTTGATTTGAATCAAATTAAATTCTGCATTAATGAATTAAAAATATAA
- the glpK gene encoding glycerol kinase GlpK gives MTEKKYIMSIDQGTTSSRAIIYDKNGRNVGNSQKEFTQFFPNDGWVEHSANEIWNSVQSVIAGAFIESGIRPTEIAGIGITNQRETTVVWDKKTGLPIYNAIVWQSRQSSPIADQLREDGYADFFHKKTGLIIDAYFSATKVRWILDHVEGAQERAEKGELLFGTIDTWLVWKLTDGGSHVTDYSNASRTMMFNIHDLEWDQEILDLMNIPKIMLPKACSNSEVYGMTRSFHFYGAEVPISGMAGDQQAALFGQMAFEPGMVKNTYGTGSFIVMNTGETPTLSKNNLLTTIGYGINGKVYYAIEGSVFVTGSAIQWLRDGLEIIKNASETEKIAMESTSDDELFVVPAFTGLGAPYWDSKARGAIFGITRGTTRADFVKATLQSIAYQVRDVIDTMKEDTGIDIPLLKVDGGAAHNDYLLQFQADILNSSVQRPRDLETTALGAAFLAGLAVGFWKDLDELKEFYEAGEAFEPSMPAEKREELYSSWKQAVAATQAFKPTSK, from the coding sequence ATGACAGAAAAAAAATATATTATGTCGATTGACCAAGGAACAACAAGTTCAAGAGCAATTATTTACGATAAGAATGGAAGAAATGTAGGGAATTCTCAAAAAGAGTTCACACAATTCTTTCCCAATGATGGCTGGGTAGAACATAGTGCGAATGAAATTTGGAATTCAGTTCAGTCTGTTATTGCTGGAGCATTTATTGAATCAGGTATTCGACCAACTGAAATTGCAGGTATCGGAATTACAAACCAACGTGAAACAACTGTCGTTTGGGATAAAAAAACAGGTTTACCAATTTATAATGCGATTGTATGGCAGTCTCGCCAATCTTCACCAATTGCTGACCAATTAAGAGAAGATGGCTATGCAGATTTTTTCCACAAAAAAACAGGTTTAATTATCGATGCTTATTTTTCAGCAACGAAAGTTCGTTGGATTTTAGATCATGTAGAAGGAGCACAAGAACGAGCTGAAAAAGGCGAGTTGCTCTTTGGAACAATTGATACATGGCTAGTTTGGAAATTAACAGATGGCGGTTCACACGTTACGGACTATTCTAATGCAAGTAGAACAATGATGTTTAACATTCATGATTTAGAATGGGATCAAGAAATTTTAGACTTGATGAATATACCTAAAATCATGTTACCAAAAGCTTGTTCAAACTCTGAAGTTTACGGAATGACACGTAGTTTCCATTTTTATGGAGCAGAAGTTCCCATCTCAGGAATGGCTGGAGACCAACAAGCTGCATTATTCGGTCAAATGGCTTTTGAACCCGGAATGGTTAAAAACACTTATGGTACAGGTTCATTTATTGTAATGAATACAGGAGAAACCCCTACTTTATCTAAAAACAACTTACTAACAACGATTGGTTACGGGATTAACGGCAAGGTTTACTATGCGATTGAAGGAAGTGTCTTTGTAACAGGTTCTGCTATTCAATGGTTAAGAGATGGATTAGAAATCATCAAAAATGCGAGCGAAACAGAAAAAATTGCGATGGAGTCAACAAGTGATGACGAACTTTTCGTAGTACCAGCCTTTACTGGTTTGGGAGCACCTTATTGGGATTCTAAAGCACGTGGCGCTATTTTTGGAATTACTCGTGGAACAACGAGAGCAGATTTTGTCAAAGCAACATTGCAATCTATTGCTTATCAAGTTAGAGATGTTATTGACACAATGAAAGAAGATACAGGAATTGATATTCCATTACTAAAAGTTGACGGTGGAGCAGCTCACAACGATTATTTACTACAATTCCAAGCAGATATTTTGAATTCATCTGTTCAAAGACCGCGTGACTTGGAAACAACTGCTTTAGGTGCAGCCTTCTTAGCTGGATTAGCCGTTGGATTCTGGAAAGATTTAGATGAGTTAAAAGAGTTTTATGAAGCAGGCGAAGCTTTTGAACCATCAATGCCAGCAGAAAAACGTGAAGAGTTGTACAGCAGTTGGAAACAAGCTGTTGCTGCTACACAAGCTTTTAAACCTACCTCAAAGTAA
- the glpO gene encoding type 1 glycerol-3-phosphate oxidase gives MSFSSETRKKTIKEIKTNQLDVLIIGGGITGAGVAIQASAAGMKTALIEMQDFAEGTSSRSTKLVHGGIRYLKTFDVEVVSDTVTERAVVQSIAPHIPKPAPMLLPIYDEANSTFNMFSVKVAMDLYDQLANVTGSKYANYTLTTEEVLKRQPYLKKDGLLGGGVYLDYKSNDARLVIENVKQAAADGGHMLSRVKAIGFIYNQDGQIEGVNAKDLVTNEVFDIKANLVINTGGPWVDQIRQLDKSKEVIPQMRPTKGIHLVVNSSKLPVPQPTYLDTGKNDGRMFFVVPRENKTYFGTTDTDYQGDYLNPMVEKEDVDYLLECVNYRYPGANITLADVESSWVGLRPLISTNGGSDYNGGDNGKITDDSFTKVVDIVTKYKEKMVDRFAVEDVLSSLESELSEGEDNPSAVSRGSDLTREEDGLITLSGGKITDYRKMAEGALILIQKLLKSEFQKEYTLVDSKTYQVSGGKMNPQKVEETLAELVEAGIDKGLTEKEATYLADLYGTNAPLVFSKAKEMKAFPGLGLGESLSLDYAMNEEMTLTPADFLSRRTNHILFMRDSLDAVKEPVIEAMADRLKWTQEEKSNYITALNKEINNSDLTELKGER, from the coding sequence ATGAGTTTTTCAAGTGAAACGAGAAAGAAAACAATCAAAGAGATAAAAACCAATCAATTAGATGTTTTAATTATTGGTGGCGGCATTACCGGTGCTGGTGTTGCAATTCAAGCAAGCGCAGCAGGTATGAAAACTGCACTCATTGAGATGCAAGATTTTGCTGAAGGAACCTCTTCTCGATCAACAAAATTAGTTCATGGCGGCATTCGTTATTTAAAGACTTTCGATGTTGAGGTAGTATCCGATACCGTAACAGAGCGAGCAGTTGTGCAAAGCATTGCACCCCATATTCCAAAACCAGCACCAATGCTTTTACCAATCTATGATGAAGCAAATTCTACTTTCAACATGTTTTCTGTTAAAGTTGCAATGGATTTATATGATCAACTTGCTAATGTTACGGGCAGTAAATATGCAAACTACACGTTAACGACTGAAGAAGTATTGAAAAGACAACCTTATTTGAAAAAAGATGGTTTACTCGGTGGGGGCGTTTATCTCGATTATAAAAGTAATGACGCAAGACTAGTTATTGAGAATGTCAAACAAGCAGCAGCTGATGGTGGACATATGCTTAGTCGAGTAAAAGCAATTGGATTTATTTATAATCAAGATGGCCAAATAGAAGGCGTGAATGCTAAAGACCTAGTAACAAATGAGGTATTTGATATTAAAGCTAATCTTGTTATCAATACAGGAGGACCTTGGGTGGATCAAATTCGCCAGTTAGATAAATCAAAAGAGGTTATTCCTCAAATGAGACCTACAAAAGGAATTCATTTAGTTGTTAATAGTAGTAAACTACCCGTTCCTCAACCGACTTATTTAGATACTGGAAAGAATGATGGCCGCATGTTCTTTGTTGTTCCTAGAGAGAATAAAACGTATTTTGGAACAACCGATACAGACTATCAAGGCGATTATTTGAATCCAATGGTCGAAAAAGAAGACGTTGATTATCTATTAGAATGTGTTAACTACCGTTATCCAGGAGCTAACATTACACTAGCAGACGTTGAATCGAGTTGGGTTGGATTACGTCCATTGATTTCAACAAATGGTGGATCGGATTATAATGGTGGCGACAATGGAAAGATTACAGACGATAGTTTTACTAAAGTCGTTGATATTGTTACAAAGTATAAAGAAAAAATGGTTGATCGATTTGCAGTAGAAGATGTTTTAAGTAGTTTGGAAAGTGAATTATCAGAAGGGGAAGACAATCCTTCAGCTGTTTCTCGAGGAAGCGATTTAACTCGTGAAGAAGATGGTTTAATTACACTATCTGGTGGGAAAATTACAGATTACCGTAAAATGGCAGAAGGTGCTCTAATTTTAATTCAAAAATTACTGAAATCAGAATTTCAAAAAGAGTATACACTAGTCGATTCTAAAACATATCAGGTTTCAGGTGGGAAAATGAATCCACAAAAAGTTGAAGAAACCTTAGCTGAATTAGTTGAAGCTGGAATAGACAAAGGCTTAACAGAAAAAGAAGCGACCTATTTAGCTGATTTATATGGTACAAATGCACCTCTAGTCTTCAGTAAAGCCAAAGAAATGAAAGCATTCCCAGGGTTAGGATTAGGTGAGAGTTTAAGTTTGGATTATGCCATGAATGAAGAAATGACGTTGACGCCTGCTGACTTTTTATCTCGTCGTACGAATCATATATTGTTTATGCGTGATAGCTTAGACGCAGTGAAAGAACCGGTTATCGAAGCGATGGCGGATAGACTTAAATGGACTCAAGAAGAAAAATCTAACTATATTACTGCGTTAAACAAAGAAATTAACAACTCAGACTTAACTGAATTAAAAGGGGAGAGATAA
- a CDS encoding MIP/aquaporin family protein → MSGDILQIFSEFLGTLILVLLGDGVVAAVCLKKSKAEASGWIVIALGWGAAVTIAVYIAGFMGPAHINPAVTLAMAISGNISWGLVIPFILAQVAGGIVGAVLVWLTYIDHFAATEDKGAILGTFATGPAIKNHPANVITEVIGTIVLVLGLLSFSQYTFADGMTPVVVGLLIVSIGLSLGGATGYAINPARDLGPRIAHQFLPIKNKGNSDWGYSWVPIVGPMIGAVIGALLFLVMT, encoded by the coding sequence ATGAGTGGAGATATATTACAGATTTTCAGTGAGTTTTTAGGAACATTAATCTTAGTTCTGTTAGGAGACGGAGTAGTTGCGGCGGTTTGCTTGAAAAAAAGTAAAGCAGAAGCTTCCGGTTGGATTGTTATTGCTTTAGGTTGGGGTGCAGCTGTAACAATTGCGGTTTATATTGCAGGGTTTATGGGACCAGCTCATATAAATCCAGCCGTAACTCTTGCAATGGCTATATCAGGTAACATTAGTTGGGGTCTAGTCATACCGTTTATACTTGCTCAAGTAGCAGGTGGGATAGTTGGAGCCGTTTTAGTCTGGTTAACATATATAGATCATTTTGCAGCAACAGAGGACAAAGGAGCTATTTTAGGAACATTCGCAACTGGACCAGCAATTAAAAATCATCCAGCTAACGTTATAACAGAAGTTATTGGCACAATTGTTTTAGTTTTAGGTTTATTATCATTCTCTCAATACACATTTGCAGATGGAATGACCCCGGTGGTTGTAGGCTTGTTAATCGTTTCAATCGGACTTTCACTAGGTGGAGCAACAGGTTACGCTATTAACCCAGCTCGTGATTTAGGACCAAGAATCGCTCACCAATTTTTACCAATTAAAAACAAGGGTAACTCTGACTGGGGTTACTCATGGGTTCCAATTGTGGGACCAATGATAGGCGCAGTTATAGGAGCATTACTCTTCTTAGTAATGACTTAA
- a CDS encoding DNA-3-methyladenine glycosylase I — protein sequence MKRCDWCEGNNLQIEYHDKEWGVPVYEDRIHFEFLLLESMQSGLSWQTILMKRENFRAAFDQFDYNLIAQYDELKIAALLKNEGIIRYRKKIESVINNAHAFIAIQKEFGSFNQYIWQFTNRKIIVNRYQASKEVPSKTELSDLISYDLKKKGFKFLGSITVYAYLQAVGIIDNHLDSCFKKV from the coding sequence ATGAAAAGGTGCGACTGGTGTGAAGGAAATAATTTGCAAATAGAGTACCATGATAAAGAATGGGGTGTTCCAGTATACGAAGACCGCATTCATTTTGAATTCTTACTCTTAGAATCAATGCAATCAGGCTTAAGTTGGCAAACTATTTTAATGAAAAGAGAAAATTTTAGAGCAGCTTTTGACCAATTTGACTACAACTTAATTGCTCAATACGATGAATTAAAAATAGCAGCATTGCTTAAAAATGAAGGCATTATACGCTATCGAAAGAAAATTGAATCTGTCATAAATAATGCCCATGCCTTTATAGCTATTCAAAAAGAATTTGGTAGTTTTAATCAATATATTTGGCAATTTACAAACAGAAAAATAATTGTTAACCGTTACCAAGCATCTAAAGAAGTACCATCAAAAACTGAACTTTCTGATTTAATCAGTTATGACTTAAAGAAAAAAGGGTTTAAATTTTTAGGTTCTATAACGGTTTATGCCTATCTTCAAGCTGTTGGAATCATAGATAACCACTTAGATAGTTGCTTTAAAAAGGTATGA
- a CDS encoding cupin domain-containing protein, translated as MKLSDKENGKNPYVVDIEEATVKNDTYRTTIWTGDKLQVTLMAIQSDDDIGLEVHHGIDQFIRIEEGHGLCKMGPTEDNLNFEQEVKDDDAIFVPADMWHNIINTGDEPLRLYTIYAGPDHVAGTVHETHDDARNDPNEQD; from the coding sequence ATGAAACTTAGTGATAAAGAGAATGGAAAAAACCCTTATGTAGTAGATATCGAAGAGGCAACGGTTAAAAATGATACTTATCGGACAACTATCTGGACAGGCGATAAATTACAAGTAACATTGATGGCGATTCAATCTGATGATGATATTGGATTAGAAGTGCATCATGGCATTGACCAATTTATTCGTATTGAAGAAGGACATGGTTTATGCAAGATGGGTCCAACAGAAGATAATTTAAACTTTGAGCAAGAGGTTAAAGATGATGATGCGATTTTCGTACCAGCTGATATGTGGCACAATATTATCAACACTGGCGATGAACCGCTGAGGTTGTATACAATCTATGCAGGACCAGATCATGTTGCGGGTACAGTCCATGAAACACACGATGATGCACGTAACGATCCTAACGAACAAGATTAA
- a CDS encoding DegV family protein encodes MIKYIITTESGSDISPQLAERYGIYVVPMHVTMGSETYDDGSFDVEDIYRFYDKTGTLPKTSGSTPQDFTTVFERIFEEHPGAHIIHVAYSAVTTVSYNSCVIAARELENIHVIDSKNVSGGLTAVVVATAKFVEANPDSTPEEIVAFVEEVRERTRFVFLPQSLLYLKAGGRVSNVAYLGASLLRLHPTIIIENGYLVASKKYRGSYERCLKNAVKDFVTNYSIDPETLTIGGTAGLSQAYKQLGEVTLNKLGYQDPLWFSAGAVISSHGGPGAFGIIGIEKK; translated from the coding sequence ATGATAAAATATATTATTACTACTGAGAGCGGATCTGATATTTCCCCTCAGCTCGCTGAACGTTATGGTATCTACGTTGTTCCAATGCATGTAACTATGGGATCAGAAACCTACGACGATGGCAGCTTTGATGTTGAAGATATTTATCGTTTCTATGATAAAACAGGAACTTTGCCAAAAACATCTGGCTCAACTCCACAAGACTTTACTACCGTATTCGAGCGCATTTTTGAAGAACATCCCGGAGCTCATATAATTCACGTTGCTTATTCTGCAGTAACGACCGTTTCATATAATTCTTGTGTCATTGCAGCAAGAGAATTAGAAAATATTCATGTGATTGATAGTAAAAATGTATCAGGCGGATTAACTGCTGTAGTTGTTGCAACAGCAAAATTTGTTGAAGCTAATCCTGATAGCACGCCTGAAGAAATTGTAGCCTTTGTAGAAGAAGTCAGAGAACGCACGCGTTTTGTCTTTCTTCCACAATCCCTTCTTTATCTTAAAGCAGGAGGACGAGTTTCAAATGTTGCTTACCTTGGAGCATCTCTTCTTAGACTTCACCCAACGATTATAATAGAAAATGGCTACTTAGTTGCTTCTAAAAAATATCGTGGTTCTTACGAACGCTGCTTGAAAAATGCTGTTAAAGACTTTGTCACAAACTATTCTATCGACCCGGAAACATTAACTATCGGAGGAACTGCTGGTTTAAGTCAAGCTTACAAGCAACTTGGAGAAGTTACTTTAAATAAACTAGGTTATCAAGATCCGCTCTGGTTTTCAGCAGGTGCTGTTATCTCAAGTCATGGCGGTCCAGGAGCTTTTGGAATAATTGGTATTGAGAAAAAATAA